CCCCCAGGGGGCACAAGACCAACTGGATCATGCACGAGTACCGCCTCGCGGACGTCGACCGCTCGCCCCGCAGGAAGAACTCGCTCCGGGTACGTATACACCGTTCCTGCCGCCTGTCACCGTACTAATCCATTCTCGTCTCTCTGAGGTGTCTCCCTTTGGTACGAAGAGCCAAAGCCCGCGGGCGTGGGTGACCACCCTGCTACAACTTGCCCAACGTTGGCTTCGCAGGTTGCTGCAGGGTGAGGGAGGCGTTGGATGCTTGTACCATTTAACGCGATTATAATGAACGGTAGTGAGTGAGAGTGGTCACAGGAAATGACTCTAAAGAAGAAAACAAGTATGAGCGGGTTGACGGAAACAAAACGATATTAACATTTGGGACGTGTTGTGGTCTGCAGCTGGACGACTGGGTGCTGTGCCGTATCTACAACAAGAAAGGAAGCAACGGCTCGGACAAGTTCGGGACCCGGGACCGGAAGCCGGCCGGGTCCAGGTGCCTCCGGCCGCCAGAGGATAGGAAGCCGGCGCTCGGTCCGCACGCGCCGCTGCCGCTTCCGGCTGGGATCGCCCCTGGGCCGCTGCTGCCTGCCGAGCTCGCGGACAGCTTCGCGCCGTCGGACTCGATGGCGAGGCTGCACGCCGACTCGAGCTGCTCGGAGCACGTGCGGTCGCCAGAGTTCACGTGCGAGAGGGAGGTCCAGAGCCAGCCACGGTGGCGCCCCACCGAGTGGGACCGGGCCTTCGCTCCCGCCGCCAACTCGGTCTTCCCTCACCCCGAGCCGGGTCTGCTCTCGTCCGAGTTCGGCGACTCGTTCCAGGACATCCTCGTGTACCTGGAGAACCCCTTTGAGCCGTACGCGCACTACGTTAGCACGTAGCGCCAACCGAGTGGACTCGGGGCCCGACTGTGGAATCGGCTGGACGAGGATTGCGGCCGTCGCGTTGGTCTGAGTTGACTCGTGGATCCATAAATTGTCATCAATGCGTGTGTATATGTAGATTGGTTCTTTATGGGTATACACTGCAATGGCAAAATATTCACTCTCCAACCCTCCAAAGTTTACAGATCTAATCATTTGAAGCCCCTGCTGTCATCTGAAGACAACCCACAATCCCAGGCGTTCCCTTTCCAGCACAAACGTACAACGCTGGTATCATCGTCCAtagcgactctctctctctctctctctctctcattgccGGCATCATCCATTCCTACGAGCTGGCATCGACAATGAActaaagcctctctctctctctctctctctctcttctacaaCGCAAACACAACGTTAGTATCATTCATTCCTACAAGCTGGCATCGACAGTGAAGAgaaggcctctctctctctctctctctctctctctttgcgcgTGATCATCACGTTGCCAAAAGATCATACGATCACACCGCACGTTACGGGGTAAAACAATATAGAAAAAGCTTCAAGTGGAGTGCTCACGGATAAGATCTCCGGTTGACGGACGCCAACCAGTGTCGGCGACCACCACCGCCCCGGCACCCGTGGGGCACGTGCGTTCGGTGGCCTCCCCACAGCCCACCGACACCACCGCATTTACTCTATTATCCTCGTGCCTTCGCCGATACTACATCGATGCCGTCGCTTCTGGAGTTGTCGTTGAGTCCGTGGACGCGATAGGCATTATTGTCATTTCAGTTATCTATCACAAGTGGACATTTGCCCGGTGGATTTGCCGTGGTGTCTCCACTCTCGCTTCTCGACATCTTGTGCTCCCTCGCATGTATGTAACTTAAACCATACCTACCGTAAAAGACAGTTTAGCTCATTTATATCTGCATCTTTGTTTCTTTATTGTCCGATTGTTAAATTGGATCGCAGGAACATATGCGACAGAGTCCCGACAGAAACCGGGCTCGCGTCAAAACTACCTGACTTGTGATTGGACAATGAGTGGCCCACAACAGCACGAGTCGTCAACCCAACGGTATCTTCAAGTCATAAGGCAGGTACGACTTTGCGTAGATATAAAACGTATCATTTCTCTTTATCGAAATAAGAAATAATGCGCCGTTCCCGAACACACCTTCTCTCGGACTCTATAAACTGCCCTCACTCGACTCGGAGCGAGATCCAAACCTTCATGGCGTCGTCATTCTCTGGCCTTCGATCCTGCTCCGCTTAGATCCGAAGTGGGTCGCAGCccgagagggagagagggagaggtACGAATCCATGCTTCCTGTTGTTTGGTCTTCGGGATTCCACATTCGTGCTTCGTTTTCGTGTCAATTTGCCCGCTGTATCGACTTGGTTCTTTTTGCTGCTTTTGATACTTACTGTACGTGAGCCCTATCGTAGATCTTTAGCTCTGGTGAGCTTCCCCTTCTGTGCTTCTTGCTTAATGATGGGAAAGTTTTTAGCTTGGCGATGTTTTCTCTTTTGATCTGGTCAGTGCTGCTTGATTTCAGTAGAACTGATACAATTTAGTTGACGGCTCCGATTTCATGGTTTCGTTTCGGTCTATGGTCAATACTTGGTTCAATAGTGTAGATATGCTCGATTTTACCCTTCTCGCATCTTGTATATTCTGTTCTCTGGTTTGGATTTCGTTCTGTGCTTGCTGGTGATTGATTCTGGAACTGATTTTATCTCAAATTGTCATCGAGGCTTTGTCATTTGCCTTTTCCGAGATGGTGAGTGAGAAAGTTGGAATCTTTTTTTTCCTAAAGTTGGTCACTCTCATTATCGTGTTATATAGATACTTCATTCGTCAAGTCCATCTTCCAGTAACTAAGAATTTTTTCCCCAATGCATGTAGAAATATTAGATTCACCTCACCCACGCAATTCTTGATCAGTTTGTTGTTTTGGTATGTTTGTGGTCGTTTAGCTTCACTTAGCATTTGATAGATCTCCTTGTAATGGACAGTTCATTGAAATATCAAGCTTTATGACCGATCTGTATCATGTCCTCGATAACAGGAAGTTTCTCATCCATGTTTCCTATCCTTTGCTAGATTTTAGCGTCATTGTGTACTTGATGAACGTGATTGTTCAGGTTGTCGTCGAAGAGAGAGTGATGGAGAGCTCATCTATGTTTCTTAACTTTGTTGCCGTCTCATAATTTCAAGTAAATAATTGCAGGGTAAATCACACATAGTCAGACATGGCATTTGGGAGAAGTTCACGTACAGACACAAGGAGGACATCGTCGTCGTACTGTTCGACAATGACTCTTGTCGTATTTGTTGCCCTCTGTTTGGTTGGGGCATGGATGATGACATCCTCAGCTATGGCTCCAGCAGAGGTGCCTTCACCCGCCACCAAATCCGACATGAGTGATAAGGTTTCTCGGACTAGTTCTAACCCATACAAAGATGGTTCAGATGATACGAGTGAAGATTCAGTTAACGATGATAGCAGCAGTGGTGAAAACAACATGCCTAATAAATCAGATTCTGAGTCACATAAAACATCTGAGAAGTTGGAAGAGAAAACTGAAGAGGAAAATCCTACCAAGGGAAGTGATGATATTAATAATGACTCAGATGATTCATCAAATACTCAGAATGATGGTGATGCAAATGGGAACAAAGGTGGGGAGACAATTGAGGAAGCTGGAGATGCCAAAGAGGGAAATGACACAGGTGATGAGGAACGTGGTCAAGAACAGAAGCCCAAACCAGAGCAAGACGAGAAATCCGATGGTGATAAAACTGAGGATGGGAAAACTGACGGTGTTATAGATGAAAAAGTGGATCAAAGCTCTGATGAAGACAAAGATGGCAGCCAGTCAAGGGACAAGGGTAACAACGAGGTTTTTCCTTCTGGGGCCCAGACGGAGCTTTTGAATGAAACCAGTACACAGAATGGAGCATGGTCTACCCAAGCTGTAGAATCAAAGAATGAGAAGGAGATCCAAGCTTCTTCTTCATCCAAGGGTCAAACTATAGAATACAGCTGGAAACTGTGTAATGTCAAAGCTGGAGCAGATTATATCCCTTGTCTTGACAATGAAGCAGCTATTAAGAAGCTTCACAGTACCAAACACTATGAACACAGAGAGAGGCACTGTCCTGATAATGCTCCAACATGCCTCGTTCCTCTTCCTGATGGATACAAACGACCGATTAAGTGGCCCAAGAGCAGGGAAAAGGTACTTGCTTTGTCTGTGTTTGCATTTGATTCTTCATATTGTAAGGCTTAATGAATTTCCATCTTTTATGATCACCGCAGATATGGTACAACAATGTCCCCCATGCTAAGCTTGCTGCAGTAAAAGGACACCAAAATTGGGTGAAAGTTTCAGGAGAGTATCTCACGTTTCCAGGTGGTGGAACCCAGTTTAAACATGGTGCACTTCACTACATTGATTTCATCCAAGAGgttcactactgatctttttaCATGAATGCTACTTGCACTCTTTTTGACTTGAGCATTTGTTAGTATCTTCTTGGGTGATCAGGGTTTTGCTCATTTGCGATCTGGGTGACCTGAGTCACCCAAACAACTTCTCAATTATAGGGGTAACGTTGCATGCATTGATGCTCTCACATCGGTGGGAGGCTTGTGCACTAAGTTTGTCCTTTATTTTGTTTGTTAGTCCCTTCTTGACCATGCTCTCTACGTATTCGAGGATTTTTGGTTCTTGATTGGGTCTTCTTTGTGCTTCTTTTACTTATATGTTATCTTCTACTGTTCCTGTTGTGTTCATGCTTGTGAATTTTGGTAAAAGAAGCCTTCCAGTTATGGATCAATTTAAATGTATAATTTTTAGATTGTGGACAAATTGCATCACAATTTTGTATGGCATGACCTATTTGGTTCTGTATATGCAAAATTGTTTAGGCGAAATTAAGTAGGTCTCTTTGTTACAGCCGTAATGGCTGTTGACTTTATTTTCCAAAGTTATTGCATCTTGTATTTCTAGTTTCTTATGAATGGAGTGTTTTTAATTTTATAGCATATATATGTTAACTACACTTGGtaagcattttttttttcatttcactTGTAATTGCAGTCATTGCCCAACATTGCATGGGGAAAACGTAGCCGTGTCATCTTGGATGTCGGATGCGGAGTGGCAAGCTTTGGTGGATTTCTATTTGACAGAGATGTGCTGGCCATGTCATTTGCACCCAAAGATGAGCATGAGGCCCAAGTGCAGTTTGCTCTTGAGAGAGGAATTCCAGCAATTTCAGCAGTCATGGGAACCAAAAGGCTTCCGTTCCCGAGCAAGGTCTTCGATGTTGTTCACTGTGCCCGCTGTAGAGTACCGTGGCACATAGAAGGTAGTTTGTCTTCACACACACTGTTGCTATTTTCTTTATAAAATCGACTTTTGAACTTATAACTTGCAGGTGGTATGCTTTTGTTGGAGTTGAACCGGTTGCTGCGCCCTGGTGGTTACTTTGTCTGGTCTGCCACTCCAGTGTACCAAGACCTTCCGGAAGATGCTGAAATTTGGAAAGGTAGAAGTTACAAATCATTTTTTCCCCTTATTTAGCTATGCTGCAATAGATTTGTTGAAACAGTAACGGTGAAGTTTTTGGACAATGTGCCTTTgtactttgtttttttttttagtattcaCAATCTTAATTTCACCTAGGAGCAAATAATTTTAGTCTAATTTTCAGTCATTTGACTataaagtataatatcaaaagctTGAAACTACAACCTTCGAGGACAACTTAAAATCAATGGTTGACATGAATACATGCATAGTCTTCACCTGCTATTTATGAAATgcattcttgtagaaacatatgcTCAAGTTTATATAACTTCTGAAAATTGTAACCAGTTATTGTTTTGAAAACTCATTCCAGCTATGTCTGCCTTGACGAAATCTATGTGCTGGGAGATGGTGACAAGGAAAAATGACACACTAAACCAAGTAGGGTTGGCTGTTTACAGAAAGCCTTCTGACAATAAGTGCTATGAAAAAAGAGCAAAAGAGAACCCTCCTCTGTGTCAAGAGTCTGATAATCCGGATGCAGCTTGGTATGTTTATTATCTTCAGAAGTGGATCAAATGACTGTCCATTTGGTAATTGTTAGCATTTGTATTAAATTTGATGCCTACTTATATGCATTCAGGAATGTACCTTTGCAAGCATGCATGCACAAATTGCCAGTGGATCCGACTAGTCGTGGCACAGTGTGGCCAGAACAGTGGCCACAAAGGCTTGAGAAGACACCTTACTGGCTGAGTGGATCACAGACTGGGGTTTATGGAAAACCTGCACCTGAAGACTTTCAAGCAGACTATGAGCATTGGAAACAGATAGTTGGCAAATCTTATGTCAACGGGATGGGAATCAACTGGTCTACCGTGAGGAATGTCATGGACATGAGATCTGTCTATGGAGGGTAAGCAAATAGAATGATCGTTCTACTTTTGTGCAAACATGTactgtaaaataataaaatttgggtaattagagtttagtgctaaTTTTTGAGCGATTAGAGCGTTGTGCTCTTCTTCAACAAAATTAAGGCTGTGTTCTCTTGGTCACTTTGACTTGCTAGGATATTTGTGATGAACATAACTCCTCTATCCGAATTTATTGTTCCACCGTCCTCTAGGATTATCCTGGATCAATTAGAGTTTGGAGAGTTGTAACCTTATGCATGCTAGTTGTTTAGATTGTACTTCTTTTATATTGATCACCTGGTCATTTAGATCTTTTTTCCTCTTTTAGTCGGTTCTTACCTAATATAAAGTTAACCTATTCAAGAATTTATTGCCATAGTTAGAAGCCTGTTTGATACATAACTCTTGGCTCTGATATTAAACTTATAGGATATTCTTCCTTGACAAGGGGCTTCTTACTTTCAGGAAAGATAGAATTTTCAAACTTATAATAGTATCTCTCATTCTATGCTAAATCGAGTAATTCAATGCTCATCATTTCTCTGGTTTTTTTCTTACAACCGTGATGCTTTATGTTGATTGGAAATTTTGATGCTGAATCCAATAACTATCCATGTCGTGTGTCTTAATGCTTTATTGTTTGTCTTGTGAAAGAGATTTTTCAATTGTTTCCTGATACAATTCGGaccctttttttgttattatttatgAGATGGTATCATGCCCTTTTTTACCGACCTTATTAATCTTTCAGCTTCTATACATTTTTCTGGTTGTTATTTGCAGTTTCGCTGCAGCATTGCGGGACATGAAAGTCTGGGTAATGAATATTGTCTCGATTGATTCACCTGACACACTTCCTATTATTTACGAGCGTGGACTGTTTGGGATGTATCATGACTGGTGTGAATCATTTAGCACGTATCCAAGAACATATGATCTTCTCCATGCGGACCATCTATTCTCCAAACTTAAGAAAAGGTTATTTCCTGACacttcttatttcaaataaaagTTTATAATTCATGAATTATGCTTCATAGTATTATCAAGCATTCACTGCTTAATGTAACATGAACTAATGATTCTGTGTCTATCAAGAATATCTTTGCTCCTCTGTCTATGATTCATAGCAAAAATGAAAGATGATAAATCTAGACTTTGTGTTTTCTAATAATTTGACTGCTGTTCGTCTATGTTGCTTAATTGTTATCGATAGAGGGGGGGTGAACTGTTGCATAGTCATGAGACTCAGAATCTATGATACTTGCTTTTGTTGATTAATATTAATTGTTTCTGTGGCATTACGCCGTAGGTGCCGATTGCTGCCAGTAATTGCTGAGGTGGACCGGGTACTGAGACCTGAAGGGAAGCTGATTGTTAGGGACGACGCCGATGTGATTAGCGAGATAGAGAACATGGCAAAGTCTCTCCACTGGGAGATCACACTGACTTACTCAAAGGATAACGAAGGATTGCTGTGTGTTCAAAAGACAATGTGGCGGCCGCAAGATACTGAAACCAGCATGTCATCGTTGTCCTAACGCCTCCTTGCAGGTGGATGGAATGAATTTTGCTGGTTCTGCTTCTTCATCTTTAACTTTTGCTGCTTGTCACACCCAAACTCGCATCAAAGAAGAGGAGCTCTCAAATCACAGAGTTTTAACTGTAAAACTATGAATTCTTTCCACCAATCAAATATTTATCCATTCTTACTAAGGGATAAATAATCTAATATTGTTGCGATTAGCTTAATGCCAGTCCCCATGTTTCCCATAATATGATAAGAAGCTTTGGCGTTTTTTGATCTGAACTTGTTGAGGATACATACATGTGCAAGTAGTCCCAATTGTTTTGTGGTTTTTGTGACTTGCAGAATATCAATATGTGCTGTCATCGAATATAGAACTTGTGGAAAACCTATCATGAATTAGTCCAGGTTTTGATTGTGATATTGTTGGAAGTGATCACATCAATGTGGCAACTGTAATGTTAGGCAAAGGTATTAGCTGGCTCGATGGTGAAAGCTTCTGTACCTCAATAAGTTCTTGTCTGGTTGTAACGTGACCTTCTATGGTTTAAGGGTATGCGTTCTCTGTACATTGTGCGTTGGAGTGGTTCAGCCCCAAAGTGTCATGCAAAAGTTGTGCAGTAACTATCAGAGAAAAATGTTATTGACATCCTGGTTTTATTTTGTATCCATGGGGTTATCCAAGGTTGGAAACCTCTCCTTTCGATTTGATTTGTCATCTGCACAAAGACCGAAGTCGATAATCGACCTTAGCTAACTTTTGGAGTTACAAGAATATTCATATAAATATTTGATACGAGAGAGAGTTCAAGGAATACGACCTTAGCTAACTTTTGGAGTTACAAGAATATTCATATAAATATTTGATACAAGAGAGAGTTCAaggaatatttatataaatatttgacaGGAGAGAGAGTTCGTAACCGATCCGAGTTGCCGCGTGgatatttgaaaatatttctatgAATATTCTACGAGGGAGGTTGTTAGTAACCGACTTGAACCGTCTTCTAGACTAtcgaaaatatttttataaatattttataaaaaaaagagttATCGAACTGAGTTACCTTCTAAACTCAAAGAAATATTCCATAAGAAAGATTGTTTGGTAACTTAATTGAACCTTTTTCCCATGAGCTTTACATGATTGACTGATTATATATTAGAAACATACCTCTTCGATGCCCTAGATAATACACCTATAAACAATAGAAATTAAAAGAGATAAATGCCAAGCTTTGATTTGGTTTCAACTATTAGATTGTATCCATATCAAAGTCTCGAGGTATTTCGATAGTATAACATAAGTGTGATATCAACCAGACAAACACACTGTGATCCCGAAGCGATTTTTATCTTCAACAGAAAAAGGTAAAACATATATATTAAAAGCCATTTATACAACCTTTCCACCAAAGAGGATTAATAATCCAATATGAAATTGaagggaaaaggaaaaaaaaaaaaaaagacacataCCTGCAAAAGAAAGACCCTCGAATCTGATCATGTTCTTAACAGAAAAGCATATCATATTCATACATGTCAGCCATACAGAAAGTACACCTCTAATGTCAAATAATAAAATTTCACTAACTAGAATTGAGGAGGATAACATGAGGCCAAACATCCAACTTTCAATCCGTGACACAAGATCTGATTACAGAAAGAGCCACCAAGCAAATTGGCCTTATAAAGTGATGCAGTACATCACTTAAATATGGTACATAATCAAAACTTTTTGGCAATAAAGTGATGCAGTACATCacttaaatatttcataaaattatgAGGAAAACACAATCACATCAAAATGACTTTGTTCAACTCCTCGGTGACATCATCTATGCTAATTACTTCTGGTTCCTTCCTTCGTGTTGAAGAGCCATTGTTAACTGTCTGAAGCCGTTGTCTGAGTTCAGAAATCTGTTTCCGGATCTTATCCCCACTATCTGGTAGTTTCGCGACCAAAGCCTATGACCCAATTTTTTAACCAGATTATGAGTAACTAGTCATATATTGCTACCCCGAATTACCAAAAATTACTTGTACCTTGTCTCCTAGAGTTTGAGAGAGGCGTTTAATTTTTGACTCTATATCTTCTGGACTGGCTGTTGATGAATTTGTCAAAATTTTAGGAGTGTATCTCCTAGAAATGAACTCCTTATCGTTTGGATTGAACGCATGCTCAGCCCTGTAAACAAAGAAATACTTTAGCATGTCTGTAAGACATGTTCTCCATAACTTTGTAGTTGAGCATAATACCCATTGGACCAGCCAGACTGTGAATTTCTCACGATTTTGTTCCCCATAACACTGCACACAGTAACAGGTTAATACAGTCAACCTTAGAAGAAAAAGTACTGATGAATTCCACAACTACATTCTCAAATATGTTCAATGCTAAGGGTCATCATAACTGCATTAAACAAATAAGGCACGTATCATGAAGATGAAATATTATGTATAACTAGCGTCTCTGTACTGCAAATTATAGCAGACCaattatcaaaaatggatttaatgaaatatgaaaagggaaaaaaaatatttctgttTCCGTTTGTAGAAACATCTATTATCCCCATTCATGTCtagatattttatgaaatatgaaaAAATAATCGATTATATATTTAGAAGTTGTCATTTGACATTCCCTTACATAGGATGGTAGATTTGTGCCTGATGGTATTGATGACTTTGTGCAATGGCCCAGTACATCATGTTTGGAAGAATCTTAAAATCAACAGCTTAGGAACATCATCGTCAGCTATTTGGTCCTTGATATGCATATATGTCATATTAAAAATTATGACAAAGAACAAGGGCATCATAAATGAGCAACAGTACTACCAAAGAATGCAACAGGTCGTGGACCATATGGTTATTGATCTTTATTACAATATTGTTTCTCACCACTCAACTTGTTGAGTTTGAATCACTGATCCAGAAATACTAAACCAAAATGTTTAGGACCAAGTTAAGCAATTTTTATAAACCAATCTAATTCTTTTCTCATTTTTTATGCATGACTAAACTGGTGTGTTATAATTTTCTACATAATACTAGTTTAAAATATAAGATTACCAACAAAAATATACTTCTTGAACTCCGGTCACAAATATGAGATAGCGACTCATTTCAAACTAAATCTATGTTAAACAATGAGATAATACACTTTCCTATAACATTAAAAGGAACTTTGTATGTcataattttcaaaaatataattatttgtaattatagttatccttattcataaGTGATCAGAAGCGCCACCAATCAGCAAGGACAAAGCTAAGCACATTAAAATATATCATCATGAAAATGAATTAATAATGAATAACCATAGGAAAGTGAGCTCAAGCATGGCACAGATATGAAATGGCATTGTAACGATATCAGAAAAAAATATCAGTATATTAAAAGTTTTATGCCAAGAAAACTCAAGCATGGAACAAATATGCATGAAATTGTATATCAAGACAAAGTAAGCTAGTGCTATGACAAGTAAGGTGAATACTGACCTTTGTATTTTGTCATTCTCATGAACAGTTGGCACCACTGCAGTCTTAGAGAATAACAAACTATGGTGACTAACACCAGCAATACCTAGTCTCTGTAGAAACTCTATATGCTTCATCAAATATGCATTCCTGACAAATGTGAAACATGAGAACTATTAAATTGCGACCAATCCATGTGTCTGTAAAATTTTAAAAACCAAAATTTGAAGATTTATCAAAATATGATCACTAGTTGATGACAGCATAAACATTATGGACCCTTGCTCTTTTTGAAGATATAACAAAAAATAATCTTGCAACAACATTGTACTATAATCTTTAATGCACAACATGCTCGTCAAACTGTGAAGCTGAAAAGAATCAGTACATATTATGTTGCTGATCATGCTCCTCTTGTAGCTGTTTTTGAGTGAGTGAAACATCAAATCCTTGTTCTGGGAGTCTAAAAAGCTCTTGAATATCCTATATACCATATACAGTAATCAACATGCTGTTACAAAATGAAATAAGTATTCATTTATAGAGGGACTGCAGTACGACATTAATAGTTtcatatcaaaagaaaaaaaattaacaaaattttCAGAAAATACCTTCTGGCTGAAATATCGAGTCTGTTCTTTGTGCTCTGTAGCCGTCTTAAATAAGCCACCCTTGAAGACCTGCAATATTTATTGACTTTAATAAAGTACAAAATCAGCAACAAGACTAACAAATTATTTGTCAGCATAGGTTTGGCacttttgaacttatatctcaaacaaaaAGTGGCTGAAAACAGGCATCGTCAGAACCATTTTGATCGAGTTATTACTACAAATTTGAATATAACAATACAGTTAGAACTCTTCAGACACAACAGTGGGTTGCATGAAAATTTTATATGAACAAGAcaatgaaaagaaaattgaaagaaGATTAAGTAGTGAAAAAGGTAACTGTTATGATCGATAAACTAATCTTGAAACATAACGAAACAATTTGTTATAATCACTGAAAATTGTATGGGATATTATCCAAGAAACAAGAGTGATCATAAGACAAAGAATAGCTAATTAACACATTCAAAACAGTAAAAGGAAACAAGATTCCAAGGTCTGACCTGCATTTTATAAATCTTCTCTTCAATTGttccacaagtcatcaatctataGACAAGGACATCATTCTTTTGCCCTATTCGATATGCACGGTCAACACTTTGATTATCCATACTGCACAATAGCCAAA
This DNA window, taken from Musa acuminata AAA Group cultivar baxijiao chromosome BXJ3-7, Cavendish_Baxijiao_AAA, whole genome shotgun sequence, encodes the following:
- the LOC135642818 gene encoding NAC domain-containing protein 48-like; this translates as MIADRREPAMNGGGLQLPPGFRFHPTDEELVMHYLRRKSAGLPIAVPIVAELDLYKYDPWQLPGMASYGEKEWYFFSPRERKYPNGSRPNRAAGSGYWKATGADKPVGAPKPVAIKKALVFYSGKAPRGHKTNWIMHEYRLADVDRSPRRKNSLRLDDWVLCRIYNKKGSNGSDKFGTRDRKPAGSRCLRPPEDRKPALGPHAPLPLPAGIAPGPLLPAELADSFAPSDSMARLHADSSCSEHVRSPEFTCEREVQSQPRWRPTEWDRAFAPAANSVFPHPEPGLLSSEFGDSFQDILVYLENPFEPYAHYVST
- the LOC135642817 gene encoding probable methyltransferase PMT26, which codes for MAFGRSSRTDTRRTSSSYCSTMTLVVFVALCLVGAWMMTSSAMAPAEVPSPATKSDMSDKVSRTSSNPYKDGSDDTSEDSVNDDSSSGENNMPNKSDSESHKTSEKLEEKTEEENPTKGSDDINNDSDDSSNTQNDGDANGNKGGETIEEAGDAKEGNDTGDEERGQEQKPKPEQDEKSDGDKTEDGKTDGVIDEKVDQSSDEDKDGSQSRDKGNNEVFPSGAQTELLNETSTQNGAWSTQAVESKNEKEIQASSSSKGQTIEYSWKLCNVKAGADYIPCLDNEAAIKKLHSTKHYEHRERHCPDNAPTCLVPLPDGYKRPIKWPKSREKIWYNNVPHAKLAAVKGHQNWVKVSGEYLTFPGGGTQFKHGALHYIDFIQESLPNIAWGKRSRVILDVGCGVASFGGFLFDRDVLAMSFAPKDEHEAQVQFALERGIPAISAVMGTKRLPFPSKVFDVVHCARCRVPWHIEGGMLLLELNRLLRPGGYFVWSATPVYQDLPEDAEIWKAMSALTKSMCWEMVTRKNDTLNQVGLAVYRKPSDNKCYEKRAKENPPLCQESDNPDAAWNVPLQACMHKLPVDPTSRGTVWPEQWPQRLEKTPYWLSGSQTGVYGKPAPEDFQADYEHWKQIVGKSYVNGMGINWSTVRNVMDMRSVYGGFAAALRDMKVWVMNIVSIDSPDTLPIIYERGLFGMYHDWCESFSTYPRTYDLLHADHLFSKLKKRCRLLPVIAEVDRVLRPEGKLIVRDDADVISEIENMAKSLHWEITLTYSKDNEGLLCVQKTMWRPQDTETSMSSLS